Part of the Pyramidobacter piscolens W5455 genome is shown below.
ATCGCTTTTCTCGACAGCGACGACGTCTTCCATCCCGACAAGCTCGAACGGCAGCTTGCCTTGGCGGAGCAAAAAGACGCTTCCTTCCTGTGCAGCGCCTACAACATGATTTCTTACCCGGCGCGGACGCTGTGCAAAGTGTCGCGGGTTCCCCCGCGGATCGCCCGCGGCGACCTGATCAAATGGAACTCCATCGGCTGCTCCACCGTCATGCTCCGCAGCGAACTGGCGCGAAAGTACCCCATGGACGCCCGCGCCATTCACGAAGATTACCTGTGCTGGCTCCAGTGCCTCCAAGAGTGCGACTGCTTTGCCTGCCAGGAATCGCTGACCGATACCCTGATCCTCCCCGGCTCCCGCAACCACAGCAAACTCCGCGCCGCCAGAGGCGTATGGGAAATTTATCGGCAACATCTGGGACTGAGCGCGCTCCGATCAATAGAGTACATGTGCGGATACGCGATCCGGGGATTCTTGAAATATATCTGAATTCAGGGCGTCCCCGAACAGCCAGCGAGCTTTTTGCCTCCAGCGTGACCGGCGCCCTTTTTTTCGGACTCTCACGGCAGTAAATAAAAAAACGCCCGAGGCGAACGCATTGTGTACGTTCGCCTCGGGCGTTTGTCATCACGCGCGGAAAGAAAGACTCTCCGCCGCCTCTATTTTTATGGCGGCGTCCCGCGGAGCGCCGCTCTTGTTTTCGGTTTATTCGTTGTCCAGCAGCACCGTGGTGGTGCGCTCGGTCACTTCCGCCTTGAGAGCGCCGGTCAGCGCGTCGTCGAACGCCGTGCCGGCGCCGACGATGGCGTTCATGCAGCCGGTCACCGTCTCCGCGTTCAAATCGTCCTTCACATCGGACACCGAAATGGTGCGCTTGCCGCCGCTGGCCAGGCCGAATTTCATCGCAAGGGTCTTGGGCATTCCCGTCACCTCCTTTCGTTTTTCCCGTCACAAACCGCCTTATTCGGCGGAAACCACGTTCTCGTCAACGCGCAGCACTTCCAATACCGGATTGCTGA
Proteins encoded:
- a CDS encoding glycosyltransferase family 2 protein, whose protein sequence is MNPALCSIIIPASKAERTISLALDSLIAQTCPDWRAYVIVDGPEGNDATLKIANGYAARDPRFEVLCNRRNLGAADSRNRGARAARTPWIAFLDSDDVFHPDKLERQLALAEQKDASFLCSAYNMISYPARTLCKVSRVPPRIARGDLIKWNSIGCSTVMLRSELARKYPMDARAIHEDYLCWLQCLQECDCFACQESLTDTLILPGSRNHSKLRAARGVWEIYRQHLGLSALRSIEYMCGYAIRGFLKYI
- a CDS encoding DUF2922 domain-containing protein; this encodes MPKTLAMKFGLASGGKRTISVSDVKDDLNAETVTGCMNAIVGAGTAFDDALTGALKAEVTERTTTVLLDNE